One Chordicoccus furentiruminis DNA window includes the following coding sequences:
- the coaE gene encoding dephospho-CoA kinase (Dephospho-CoA kinase (CoaE) performs the final step in coenzyme A biosynthesis.): protein MYVIGVTGGIGSGKSAVLAYLEERYGAFVLRLDDEARALTMPGGGFYPEAVSMLGKEFLRPDGTLDREGVARLIFGDEEAKRRWNARLLPMVRRRTEERLREKRASGVPLFVIESAILLEEKYDAFCNELWYIYADEATRYGRLSSARGYSAERIRRTMAQQLPENRFRARCDVVIDNSGSFDETKRAVDLRMKELERKGSFSGAEDTLE, encoded by the coding sequence ATGTATGTGATCGGCGTGACGGGCGGCATCGGATCGGGAAAGTCCGCCGTGCTTGCGTATCTTGAGGAACGGTACGGCGCGTTCGTGCTCCGTCTGGACGATGAGGCGCGGGCTCTGACCATGCCGGGAGGCGGCTTTTACCCGGAAGCCGTCTCGATGCTGGGAAAGGAATTTCTCCGGCCTGACGGCACACTGGACCGGGAAGGTGTCGCCCGGCTTATTTTCGGCGACGAAGAGGCGAAGCGGCGCTGGAACGCGCGTCTTCTGCCCATGGTCCGGAGACGCACGGAAGAGAGGCTGAGGGAGAAGCGGGCGTCCGGCGTCCCGCTTTTTGTGATCGAATCCGCCATTCTCCTGGAAGAGAAATACGATGCATTCTGCAACGAACTGTGGTATATTTATGCGGATGAAGCCACAAGATACGGCCGTCTTTCGTCCGCGAGAGGCTACAGCGCGGAACGGATCCGCCGGACGATGGCGCAGCAGCTGCCGGAGAACCGGTTTCGTGCGCGCTGCGATGTGGTGATCGATAACAGCGGTTCCTTCGATGAGACGAAGAGAGCCGTCGATCTGAGAATGAAAGAACTGGAAAGAAAGGGGTCGTTCTCCGGCGCGGAGGACACGCTTGAATGA
- a CDS encoding ACT domain-containing protein, with the protein MQKTIITVVGKDTVGIIAKVCTYLAEHNCNILDISQTITGGYFNMMMVVDITASRKPFMEVKHDLDEIGQGIGVSIHVQREEIFDMMHRI; encoded by the coding sequence ATGCAGAAAACGATCATCACAGTTGTCGGGAAGGATACGGTCGGCATTATCGCGAAGGTCTGCACGTATCTTGCGGAGCATAACTGCAACATTCTTGACATCTCGCAGACCATCACGGGAGGCTATTTCAACATGATGATGGTCGTGGACATCACGGCTTCCAGAAAACCGTTCATGGAGGTCAAGCACGATCTGGATGAGATCGGTCAGGGGATCGGCGTCTCCATCCATGTTCAGAGAGAAGAGATCTTCGATATGATGCACCGGATCTGA
- a CDS encoding PFL family protein yields MININEVTETNQMIEKENFDVRTITMGISLLDCIDSDVQKTCAKIREKILGRAERLVKTGDEIAAEFGVPIVNKRISVTPVALIGGASAKRPSDFVTIARTLDECAKTVDVNFIGGYSALVSEGMTPADRMLIESIPEALAVTERVCSSVNVGSTKQGIDMDAVRMMGEVVVSTAERTREQDGLGCAKLVVFCNAPDDNPFMAGAFHGVTEPDTVINVGVSGPGVVKAALEDVRDADFGTLCETIKKTAFKITRVGQLVAQEASRRLGVPFGICDLSLAPTPAIGDSVADILKEIGVDQAGAPGTTAALALLNDQVKKGGLMASSYVGGLSGAFIPVSEDQGMIEAAEAGALTLEKLEAMTCVCSVGLDMIAIPGDTPAATISGIIADEMALGMINQKTTAVRLIPAPGKQVGDQVSFGGLLGHAPVMPVNSFGCDRFVSRGGRIPAPVHSFKN; encoded by the coding sequence ATGATCAACATCAATGAAGTAACGGAAACGAACCAGATGATCGAGAAGGAGAACTTCGATGTCCGCACCATCACGATGGGCATCAGCCTTCTCGACTGTATCGACAGCGACGTGCAGAAAACCTGCGCGAAGATCAGGGAGAAAATACTCGGGCGGGCCGAGAGGCTCGTGAAAACCGGCGACGAGATCGCGGCGGAATTCGGCGTTCCGATCGTCAACAAACGGATCAGCGTCACACCGGTCGCGCTGATCGGAGGCGCCTCCGCGAAGCGTCCGTCCGATTTCGTCACGATCGCCCGGACACTGGATGAGTGCGCGAAGACAGTGGACGTCAATTTCATCGGAGGATACTCCGCCCTTGTCTCCGAGGGCATGACGCCGGCGGACCGCATGCTCATCGAGTCGATTCCGGAGGCTCTGGCGGTGACGGAGCGGGTCTGCAGTTCGGTCAACGTCGGATCAACGAAGCAGGGCATCGACATGGATGCCGTGCGAATGATGGGCGAGGTGGTCGTAAGCACCGCGGAACGGACCCGGGAGCAGGACGGCCTCGGATGCGCGAAGCTGGTCGTATTCTGCAACGCACCTGACGACAATCCCTTTATGGCCGGCGCGTTCCACGGCGTGACGGAGCCTGATACGGTCATCAATGTAGGCGTTTCAGGACCCGGCGTGGTGAAGGCCGCGCTGGAGGATGTGAGGGACGCGGATTTCGGTACGCTCTGCGAGACAATCAAGAAGACGGCCTTCAAGATCACACGGGTCGGTCAGCTGGTGGCGCAGGAGGCGTCAAGACGTCTCGGTGTTCCCTTCGGCATCTGCGATCTGTCGCTGGCTCCGACGCCGGCCATCGGCGATTCCGTCGCGGATATTCTGAAGGAAATCGGCGTGGATCAGGCGGGCGCGCCGGGAACCACAGCGGCGCTGGCGCTCCTCAACGATCAGGTGAAGAAAGGCGGCCTGATGGCATCCTCCTATGTCGGCGGACTTTCCGGCGCCTTCATCCCGGTGAGCGAGGATCAGGGCATGATCGAGGCCGCGGAGGCAGGTGCGCTGACACTTGAAAAGCTGGAGGCGATGACATGCGTATGCTCTGTCGGCCTCGATATGATCGCAATCCCCGGCGACACGCCGGCCGCGACCATCTCCGGCATCATCGCCGACGAAATGGCGCTCGGCATGATCAACCAGAAGACGACAGCCGTCCGTCTGATCCCCGCGCCGGGAAAGCAGGTCGGCGATCAGGTATCCTTCGGGGGACTTCTGGGCCACGCGCCGGTGATGCCGGTCAATTCCTTCGGCTGTGACCGCTTCGTCAGCCGGGGCGGCCGGATCCCCGCGCCGGTGCATTCATTCAAGAACTGA
- a CDS encoding tRNA(Met) cytidine acetate ligase, with product MKTAAIIGEFNPFHNGHKLIIEKARRLGADRVITLVSGDYMQRGVPAVTDRHVRAEMALLGGADVVLSYPTRYSTSSAESFASHAVGILERLGCVDMLLFGSESGDLAELSRCADALISETDGYKEALREALRSGLSFPKARAKALPEYAEILRSPNNILGIEYLKALKRSGSRIQPHTCVREGGSYLDDKSLTRLSSAAAVRHALAVGTSFPGLSVALPEDCLEVLKKDIGLYGITTENDYSLLLIDRLWKLGEPELLVHYQDVTEDLAHTIVKHRNLFTNFDEYAQRCCSKNLTLSHVYRAFLHIILDFREDPGLDRALYTQVLGFRRESEDLLALIREKAEIPVIVNPPQERETLPPDVRRLFDEEMRVSNLYESVRSQKSGVPFRNVLTKELVKV from the coding sequence ATGAAGACAGCTGCGATCATTGGCGAATTCAATCCTTTTCACAACGGACACAAACTGATCATCGAAAAAGCCCGCCGGCTGGGCGCTGACCGTGTCATCACGCTGGTGAGCGGCGACTACATGCAGAGGGGCGTGCCGGCCGTCACGGACCGACATGTACGGGCCGAAATGGCTCTTCTGGGCGGCGCCGACGTCGTGCTTTCTTATCCGACGCGTTATTCGACCTCATCGGCGGAATCCTTCGCGTCCCACGCGGTCGGCATTCTCGAACGGCTCGGCTGTGTCGACATGCTGCTATTCGGCAGCGAGTCGGGTGATCTCGCCGAGCTCTCAAGATGCGCCGATGCGCTCATCAGCGAGACCGACGGATATAAGGAAGCGCTAAGGGAGGCGCTCCGAAGCGGACTGTCCTTTCCGAAGGCCAGGGCGAAGGCACTCCCCGAATACGCGGAGATTCTCCGATCCCCGAACAACATTCTCGGGATCGAATACCTGAAGGCGCTGAAGCGAAGCGGATCCCGGATTCAGCCGCATACCTGCGTACGCGAGGGGGGAAGCTATCTTGACGATAAGTCGCTGACCCGTCTTTCCTCCGCAGCCGCCGTGCGGCACGCGCTGGCTGTCGGAACCAGCTTTCCGGGTCTTTCCGTCGCGCTGCCGGAGGATTGTCTGGAGGTACTGAAGAAGGACATCGGACTTTACGGGATCACCACCGAAAACGATTATTCCCTTCTTCTCATCGACCGTCTCTGGAAGCTCGGCGAGCCGGAGCTTCTCGTACACTATCAGGATGTGACGGAGGATCTGGCGCATACGATCGTGAAGCACCGGAACCTCTTCACCAACTTTGATGAGTACGCTCAGCGCTGCTGTTCGAAGAACCTCACGCTGTCGCATGTTTACAGGGCCTTTCTTCACATCATCCTCGATTTCCGCGAGGATCCGGGGCTGGATCGGGCGCTTTACACCCAGGTGCTCGGCTTCCGGAGAGAAAGCGAGGATCTGCTCGCCCTGATCCGTGAAAAGGCGGAGATTCCGGTCATCGTGAATCCGCCTCAGGAACGGGAGACGCTGCCTCCGGATGTGCGCCGTCTGTTCGACGAGGAGATGCGCGTTTCGAATCTCTATGAGTCGGTGCGCTCCCAGAAGTCCGGCGTTCCGTTCCGCAATGTACTGACGAAAGAACTGGTAAAAGTCTGA
- a CDS encoding MBL fold metallo-hydrolase, translated as MKFCSIASGSSGNCIYAGSSETSVLIDAGISGKRIEQGLNSIEQSTLDINGILVTHEHSDHIKGLGVLARRYGIPVYGTKGTLDALKEMTSIGKLPETLLHTVKADDPFSIGDLEIHPFTISHDAAEPVGYRISHNGRCCAVATDMGCYDEYMVKELTGLDVLLLESNHDVHMLEAGRYPYYLKRRILGERGHLSNETAGRLLSRVLHDGIREIYLGHLSQENNYEALAYETVRDEVTLGDNPYRADDFRISIAHRDRPGEPVVF; from the coding sequence ATGAAATTCTGCAGTATTGCGAGCGGGAGCAGCGGGAACTGCATCTACGCGGGAAGTTCGGAAACGTCCGTGCTGATTGACGCGGGCATCTCGGGAAAACGGATTGAGCAGGGCCTCAATTCCATCGAACAGAGTACCTTGGACATCAACGGGATTCTTGTCACGCACGAGCATTCCGACCATATCAAGGGCCTCGGCGTTCTCGCCCGGCGTTACGGCATTCCGGTATACGGAACGAAGGGGACGCTGGACGCTTTGAAGGAGATGACCTCGATCGGAAAGCTCCCGGAAACGCTCCTGCATACGGTGAAGGCCGATGATCCCTTTTCTATCGGAGATCTGGAGATTCATCCTTTCACGATCTCCCACGACGCCGCCGAGCCGGTCGGGTACAGGATCTCCCACAACGGCCGGTGCTGCGCCGTCGCCACGGATATGGGCTGCTACGACGAGTATATGGTGAAGGAGCTGACTGGTCTTGATGTGCTCCTTCTCGAGTCGAATCACGACGTCCACATGCTGGAGGCAGGCCGTTACCCGTACTATCTCAAGCGCCGCATTCTCGGTGAGAGGGGGCATCTTTCCAACGAGACGGCCGGCAGACTGCTGTCACGCGTGCTTCACGACGGGATCCGCGAGATCTATCTGGGACATCTGAGCCAGGAGAACAATTACGAGGCGCTGGCCTATGAGACGGTGAGAGACGAGGTGACGCTCGGCGACAATCCCTACCGGGCAGATGATTTCCGGATATCCATCGCGCACAGGGACCGGCCGGGCGAACCGGTAGTCTTCTGA